The following coding sequences are from one Musa acuminata AAA Group cultivar baxijiao chromosome BXJ2-4, Cavendish_Baxijiao_AAA, whole genome shotgun sequence window:
- the LOC103976531 gene encoding general transcription factor IIH subunit 2 yields MSGSVEVQRRFDHAGMGEEATRRRRRGGEEDDEEEEEEDERGMEAWERAYADERSWEDLQEDESGLLRPIDTKTLVHAQYRRRLLQKSAASAASRIQKGLIRYLYLVVDLSRAASETDYRPSRMVAVAKCAEAFIREFFDQNPLSHIGLVTIKDGVAHRLTDIGGSPESQIKALMGKLECSGDASLQNALELIHGYLSQIPSYGHREVLILYSARNTCDPGDIMETIKNCKNAKIRCSVIGLSAEIFICKHLCEETGGSYTVALDESHFKELLLEHAPPPPAIAEYAAANLIKMGFPQRGAEGVIAICSCHKDVKIGGGYTCPRCKARVCELPAECRICGLTLVSSPHLARSYHHLFPVTPFNEVSSVVPFKLSQKLAQTCYGCQQSLLSHGSKPAPHVSCPKCNQRFCLDCDIYIHESLHNCPGCESHRSSTT; encoded by the exons ATGAGCGGTAGCGTGGAGGTGCAGCGGCGATTCGATCACGCCGGCATGGGAGAGGAAGCGACGAGGAGGCGGAGGCGCGGAGGGGAGGAGGatgacgaagaggaggaggaggaggatgagaggGGGATGGAGGCGTGGGAGCGGGCGTACGCTGACGAGCGATCGTGGGAGGATCTGCAGGAGGACGAGTCTGGTCTCCTACGCCCCATCGACACCAAGACCCTCGTCCACGCCCAGTACCGCCGTCGCCTCCTACAGAAGTCTGCCGCCTCCGCCGCGTCCAGGATCCAGAAGGGCCTCATCCGATACCTCTACCTTGTCGTCGACCTCTCTCGG GCAGCTTCAGAGACAGATTATCGCCCTAGTCGAATGGTTGCAGTTGCCAAATGTGCAGAGGCTTTTATTAGGGAGTTCTTCGATCAGAATCCATTATCTCATATTGGTCTTGTGACCATAAAAGATGGTGTCGCTCATCGACTCACAGACATAGGAGGCAGCCCGGAATCGCAGATTAAAGCTCTAATGGGCAAACTTGAATGCTCAGGCGATGCTTCTTTGCAAAATGCATTAGAGCTTATCCATGGATATCTGAGCCAAATCCCATCTTATGGTCACCGTGAAGTCTTAATCTTGTACTCTGCTCGCAATACATGTGATCCAGGGGATATAATGGAAACGATAAAAAATTGCAAGAATGCTAAAATTAGATGTTCTGTAATTGGCCTATCAGCAGAAATTTTCATATGTAAACATCTGTGCGAAGAGACTGGGGGTTCCTATACCGTGGCATTGGATGAG TCCCATTTTAAGGAGTTGCTATTGGAACATGCACCACCGCCTCCAGCAATAGCAGAATATGCAGCTGCTAATTTGATCAAGATGGGTTTTCCTCAAAGAGGAGCAGAGGGTGTTATTGCTATATGTTCTTGTCACAAAGACGTAAAGATTGGTGGGGGTTACACCTGCCCAAGATGTAAAGCACGTGTCTGTGAACTACCAGCTGAATGTCGAATTTGTGGCTTGACCTTGGTCTCTTCTCCTCATCTAGCGAGATCTTATCATCATCTTTTCCCAGTGACACCATTTAATGAGGTGTCATCTGTTGTTCCATTTAAACTTAGTCAGAAGTTAGCACAAACTTGTTATGGATGCCAACAGAGCCTTCTCAGCCATG GAAGCAAACCCGCTCCCCATGTGTCCTGTCCAAAATGCAACCAACGTTTCTGCCTTGACTGTGATATTTATATCCATGAGAGTTTGCACAACTGTCCAGGTTGTGAGAGTCATCGCAGCTCAACTACGTGA